AAAAGGTAAAAACACCAAAGAAAGACAATATCGTCGTTTCGGGATGTCTAATCCAGATGGTTACCGCAAAGCATTACGTTTAATGAAATTAGCAGAAAAGTTTAATATTCCTGTTCTTACTTTAGTCGATACTCCAGGTGCATATCCAGGTTTAGAAGCTGAAGAACGTGGACAAGGAGAGGCAATTGCTAAAAACATCTACGAAATGTTAAAACTTACTGTTCCTGTAATTACAGTTGTAATTGGTGAAGGAGCTTCTGGTGGAGCTTTAGGAATTGGTGTAGGAAATAAAGTTTTCATGATGGAAAACACGTGGTACTCTGTAATTTCACCAGAAAACTGTTCGACTATTTTGTGGAGAAGTTGGGATTACAAAGAACAAGCTGCTTCTCAAATGAAATTAACTGGTCCTGATATGTTAGAATTAGGATTAATTGAAGACATCATACAAGAACCTCTTGGTGGTGCTCATTACAAGCCAGAAGTTGCGTATACAAATCTTAAAAACAAAGTTTTGGAAACGTACAATGAATTGAAAAAATTATCTCCAAAAGAATTACAAACGCAACGTCAAGAGCGTTTTATCAAGTTCGGAGAATTTTCAGGATAATACATTTTACAATACTACGTATTGTAGAATATACGAATTTAAAACGAGATATAAAATTAGTTATATCTCGTTTTTTTCTTTAATTTTGAACCTCTTATGGAACAAGCAAATTATAATCCTGAAATACCAGCTAACAAGCGAAATATCATTGGTTTAGAGAAAGGTAAACTTCCTCCACAAGCTGTTGATTTAGAGCAAGCTGTACTTGGTGCGATGATGATTGATAAAAAAGGTTTGGATGAAGTAATTGACATCCTTACACCTCAAGTTTTTTATCGTCCCGAGCATCAAGCGATTTATGCTGTCATTCAAAAATTATTTAACGATTCTGAACCAATTGATTTGTTAA
This portion of the Empedobacter stercoris genome encodes:
- a CDS encoding acetyl-CoA carboxylase carboxyltransferase subunit alpha, translated to MEYLEFEQPIKDLEEQLLSCQIVGEGSGVNIKQACVEIEIAIENKKKEIYGNLTPWQRVQLSRHPSRPYTLDYAYAITDNTFIEIHGDRTFADDKAMVGGMGKINGQTFMIIGQQKGKNTKERQYRRFGMSNPDGYRKALRLMKLAEKFNIPVLTLVDTPGAYPGLEAEERGQGEAIAKNIYEMLKLTVPVITVVIGEGASGGALGIGVGNKVFMMENTWYSVISPENCSTILWRSWDYKEQAASQMKLTGPDMLELGLIEDIIQEPLGGAHYKPEVAYTNLKNKVLETYNELKKLSPKELQTQRQERFIKFGEFSG